From one Triticum aestivum cultivar Chinese Spring chromosome 4B, IWGSC CS RefSeq v2.1, whole genome shotgun sequence genomic stretch:
- the LOC123094395 gene encoding stress response protein NST1-like — protein MSLPCSDQSIRPRKMKNASLPPGVAVLRCWCGDLCKVKEVMDFSDWLGMKFFMCTNYEEDPAVAISEYDKPPSPPPLCMYYHWIDTEKPAWAVTEIRERSRRAWNSLFAEERREKAEAEEKAEQERELKEYYAEQHRFLRKWERKTGKRLVAWRSRNDSERRLVRRRGRERKKGLVRPRQQKKLAMEKENIHVGLSRFLW, from the exons ATGAGTTTGCCTTGCTCGGATCAAAGCATTAGGCCGAGGAAAATGAAGAATGCAAGTTTGCCTCCGGGGGTGGCAGTCCTGCGGTGTTGGTGTGGCGatctttgcaaggtgaaggaggtgatggatttttcagattggttgggcatgaagtttttcatgtgcaccaattatgaggaagatcctgccgtagctatttcagagtacgacaagcctccg TCTCCTCCACCTCTGTGCATGTACTATCATTGGATTGACACGGAGAAGCCGGCTTGGGCAGTGACTGAGATTCGTGAAAGAAGTCGCCGTGCGTGGAATAGTTTATTTGCGGAAGAGCGACGCGAGAAggcggaagctgaggagaaagcagagcaagagagagagttaaaagaatactatgcggagcaacaccgttttttgaggaaatgggaaagaaaaacagggaagaggctcgtcgcatggaggagcaggaacgacagcgaaaggaggctcgtgaggcggagaggcagagaaagaaagaaagggctcgtcaggccaaggcagcagaagaagctggcgatggaaaaggaaaatatccacgTTGGACTCAGTAGATTCCTGTGGTAG